The following coding sequences are from one Nitrososphaerota archaeon window:
- a CDS encoding ABC transporter ATP-binding protein, whose translation MGYVIETENLTKIYGKGKEAVKALDNVSLRVPGGSICGLLGHNGAGKTTLISLLVGLTLPTSGSGKVLGYDIIKESINIRKKVGLLPEGFGFYDDMSALENLIYLGQLDGLSLKDATLKAKETLEKVGLLNEMNKKVAAFSRGMKQRLGIAQALLKNPELLILDEPTVGIDPYGAKGFRDLIISLSKEGITTMISTHLLHEVGMICDYAIILKKGKLLDYGSLKEMTQKIIDKVGVTYEISIKGNIIDLMEKIKNIEGVKKAYIEDNKIIINISFDKREKILQFLREKEIVFEYFNERPISWEEIFMEIHGGI comes from the coding sequence ATGGGATATGTTATTGAAACTGAAAATTTAACAAAAATATATGGTAAAGGGAAAGAAGCAGTAAAAGCTTTAGATAATGTTAGCTTAAGAGTTCCTGGAGGAAGCATATGTGGCCTTCTTGGCCATAATGGAGCTGGGAAAACAACTTTAATATCTTTACTTGTAGGTTTAACATTACCAACATCTGGAAGTGGAAAAGTTTTAGGATATGATATAATAAAAGAATCTATAAATATTAGAAAAAAAGTTGGTTTACTTCCAGAAGGTTTTGGTTTTTATGATGATATGTCTGCTCTTGAAAATTTAATATATTTAGGTCAATTAGATGGATTATCTTTAAAAGATGCTACTTTAAAAGCTAAGGAAACTCTTGAGAAAGTTGGTTTATTAAATGAAATGAATAAAAAAGTAGCTGCATTTTCAAGAGGAATGAAGCAAAGGCTTGGAATAGCTCAAGCATTATTAAAAAACCCAGAACTTTTAATACTTGATGAACCTACTGTAGGTATAGATCCATATGGAGCAAAAGGATTTAGAGACCTTATAATTTCTTTAAGTAAAGAAGGAATTACAACAATGATAAGCACTCATCTTTTACATGAAGTTGGTATGATTTGCGATTATGCAATTATTCTAAAGAAAGGAAAATTGCTTGATTATGGAAGTTTAAAAGAAATGACTCAAAAAATAATAGATAAAGTAGGAGTAACATATGAAATTTCGATTAAAGGAAATATAATAGATTTAATGGAAAAAATTAAAAATATAGAAGGAGTTAAAAAAGCATATATTGAAGATAATAAAATAATTATAAATATAAGCTTTGATAAACGTGAGAAAATACTTCAATTTTTAAGAGAGAAAGAAATAGTTTTTGAATATTTTAATGAACGCCCAATTAGTTGGGAAGAAATATTTATGGAAATACATGGAGGTATTTAA
- a CDS encoding ABC transporter permease subunit: protein MSNPTFIISKKELRDHLTSKKFIIMLALLILFYLALNAFSTTVIAQYGFRIRLFRQLSSGLASNISFMAPLLGIALAYDALSGERERGSLKLLLSRPIYRENIINGKILGGFIAISIAMIITTIIGTVSAIVIWGAAPVFEDLTRLIVFTLLSILFTMCYYSLSLFFSSISNKSSRSTIMSISVWAFFTIVLPIIASLIAFFILGPPPTLPVGQPISNATTPGQIQISEEFREYARKLNEISSSINAWSINNHFSIVANMLFYSVTAGLPGQPQQAREISILEALSRSVINIFVMITFTIFFIILSYISFTRREEK, encoded by the coding sequence ATGAGCAATCCAACATTTATTATTTCTAAAAAGGAATTACGTGATCACTTAACAAGTAAGAAATTCATTATAATGCTTGCTTTACTAATACTTTTCTATCTTGCTTTAAATGCTTTTTCAACAACAGTAATCGCTCAATATGGATTTAGAATAAGATTATTTAGACAATTATCTAGTGGATTAGCATCAAATATTTCATTCATGGCACCACTTCTTGGAATAGCTTTAGCATATGATGCTTTATCGGGTGAGAGAGAAAGAGGTTCTTTAAAACTTTTATTGAGTAGACCAATTTATCGTGAAAATATAATAAATGGAAAAATTTTAGGTGGCTTTATAGCTATCTCGATTGCAATGATTATAACAACAATCATTGGAACAGTTTCAGCTATAGTTATATGGGGCGCAGCTCCAGTTTTTGAGGATTTAACAAGATTAATCGTATTTACATTACTTTCAATATTATTCACTATGTGCTATTATTCATTATCGCTTTTCTTTTCATCTATTTCTAATAAATCTTCTAGAAGTACTATTATGAGCATATCCGTATGGGCTTTCTTTACAATAGTTTTACCAATAATTGCAAGTTTAATAGCTTTTTTCATTCTTGGTCCTCCTCCGACATTACCTGTTGGGCAGCCTATTTCCAATGCAACTACTCCTGGGCAAATACAAATTTCTGAAGAATTTAGAGAATATGCAAGAAAACTTAATGAAATTTCATCAAGCATAAATGCTTGGTCAATAAATAATCATTTTTCAATAGTAGCCAATATGCTATTCTATTCAGTTACTGCTGGTTTACCAGGACAACCTCAACAAGCAAGAGAAATATCAATATTAGAAGCTTTATCAAGATCTGTAATAAATATATTTGTAATGATTACTTTTACAATATTTTTCATTATTCTTTCATATATTTCATTTACAAGAAGAGAAGAGAAATAG
- a CDS encoding NEW3 domain-containing protein: MIRKSITFITIILLMIFFLLIFPTSYSFDGISKQTVTKKVYLHGIVEDIRGKKLDNVNVILYSSGATTASTFSSYGAYAFSVEPGNYELEFRLRGYENKRISISIPSDIIDFIVPTVNLDDALYVSMPFNSITTYEGNILSIPVNCINKGFEKENYLIEINAPESWIIECYIESIKANTFTLNPGESKSFNIKIGIPYGFIEKSSNVILKIIGYRIYEKEIDFFIEKSNVPIIDSKYNLLTISPSEIKNIEFTLTNPNIEKSRFKILLDYPKDWIVKILNKEGLETNDIILEAGESIPLNLRIEVPFYAGKGNYSISINAISNNVNSVHVINVLVPEGKLKMLSTRLQYIESLPGEDKTLQVFLKNLFNERKTIEFSLEYPNGWIAELKDSTGSAIKSITLDSGEEIQFSLIVDIPENIEEEEHTIILKANSGLYEEALKINFKIFKGYPNIRINIETPFIDAYAGGIGSITFSLENLGKAEDIVKFRVDGLPSGFSYMIYDEKNNVVSSILIKPNDIRKLTIKINIPSKIEPSIINASLFIKTSNMENNYPFSLNIVGKYEISYVTENFYTETFAGNIVDFILDIKNTGYSTLTNVAVEVIDVPSSFDVTINPSLIPTLQPLETGRFIFSIDVSPETNAGDYYITIKVVSNQVESIYRLIHVAVKQRTETIYIGIIIVIIALIVLFFLYRKYGRR, translated from the coding sequence ATGATAAGAAAAAGTATTACGTTTATAACAATTATATTACTAATGATTTTCTTCTTATTAATATTTCCTACTTCTTATAGTTTTGATGGAATTAGTAAACAAACTGTTACAAAAAAAGTTTATTTACATGGAATAGTAGAAGATATTCGTGGAAAGAAATTAGATAATGTAAATGTTATTCTATATTCTTCAGGTGCTACCACAGCTTCAACTTTTTCAAGTTATGGAGCATATGCTTTTTCAGTTGAGCCTGGAAATTATGAATTAGAATTTAGATTAAGAGGTTATGAAAATAAACGTATTAGTATATCTATTCCAAGTGATATTATTGATTTTATAGTACCAACAGTTAATCTAGATGATGCTTTGTATGTATCTATGCCATTTAATTCGATCACTACTTATGAAGGAAACATTTTATCTATTCCAGTAAATTGTATTAACAAAGGGTTTGAAAAAGAAAATTATTTGATTGAAATAAATGCTCCTGAGTCATGGATTATAGAATGCTATATAGAATCTATTAAAGCTAATACTTTTACATTAAATCCTGGAGAATCTAAATCTTTTAATATTAAAATTGGAATTCCATATGGTTTTATTGAAAAATCTAGCAATGTAATTTTAAAAATTATTGGTTATAGAATATATGAAAAAGAAATCGATTTCTTTATAGAAAAATCAAATGTTCCAATAATTGATTCAAAATATAATTTATTAACAATTTCTCCAAGTGAAATAAAGAATATTGAATTTACTTTAACAAATCCAAATATAGAAAAAAGTAGATTTAAAATATTATTAGATTATCCAAAAGATTGGATTGTTAAAATTTTAAATAAAGAAGGATTAGAAACAAATGATATAATTTTAGAAGCTGGTGAAAGCATTCCACTTAATTTAAGAATAGAAGTACCATTTTATGCAGGAAAAGGGAATTATAGCATATCTATTAATGCTATATCAAACAATGTAAACTCTGTTCATGTAATTAATGTGCTTGTCCCAGAAGGAAAATTAAAAATGCTTTCTACAAGACTTCAATATATTGAATCGCTTCCTGGAGAAGATAAAACGCTACAAGTATTTTTAAAAAATTTATTTAATGAAAGAAAGACTATAGAATTTTCATTAGAATATCCAAATGGATGGATTGCAGAACTTAAGGATTCTACAGGTTCAGCTATTAAATCCATAACTTTAGATTCTGGAGAAGAGATTCAATTTTCTCTTATAGTAGATATTCCTGAAAATATTGAAGAAGAAGAGCATACAATAATATTAAAAGCCAATTCAGGTTTATATGAAGAAGCTTTGAAAATTAATTTTAAAATTTTTAAAGGTTATCCAAATATAAGAATAAATATTGAAACCCCATTCATAGACGCATATGCTGGTGGAATTGGCTCTATAACTTTCTCTCTTGAAAATCTTGGAAAAGCAGAAGACATAGTAAAATTTAGAGTTGATGGTCTCCCATCAGGCTTTAGTTATATGATATATGATGAAAAAAATAATGTAGTATCATCCATTCTAATTAAACCTAATGATATTAGAAAATTAACAATTAAAATTAATATTCCATCAAAAATAGAACCATCTATAATTAATGCTTCTCTCTTCATTAAAACAAGCAATATGGAAAATAATTATCCATTTTCACTTAATATTGTTGGAAAATATGAAATTTCATATGTGACTGAAAACTTTTATACAGAAACATTTGCCGGAAATATAGTAGACTTTATATTAGATATTAAGAATACAGGATATAGTACTTTAACTAATGTTGCTGTAGAAGTTATAGATGTGCCTTCTTCATTCGATGTAACAATTAATCCAAGTCTAATACCAACTCTTCAACCTTTAGAAACTGGAAGATTTATTTTTTCAATAGATGTTTCTCCAGAAACAAACGCAGGAGATTATTATATTACTATTAAAGTTGTTTCTAATCAAGTAGAATCGATATATCGTTTAATACACGTAGCTGTAAAACAAAGAACTGAAACTATATATATTGGTATAATAATTGTCATAATAGCTCTTATTGTTTTATTCTTCTTATATAGAAAATATGGTAGGAGGTAA
- a CDS encoding ABC transporter ATP-binding protein — translation MLDIKKINSGYGKLHILFDIDAIVNRKDIVVIVGPNGSGKSTLLKTIFGLTNIYSGSIKFKEEELVGLPPYQIAKKGIAYLPQVDNVFSNLTVKENLIMAGYTLDKEEANKKAVEVSEIFPIIKKYYNRKAGALSGGEKQMLAMAMALMREPEIMMFDEPTASLAPNIALQIFDHIVSLRDDLGITIVIAEQNAVRALERGNKALLLVSGRVIFSGNANELLSHSELGKLYLGISS, via the coding sequence GTGTTGGATATTAAAAAAATAAATTCAGGATACGGGAAGTTACATATATTATTTGACATAGATGCTATAGTTAATAGAAAAGATATCGTTGTTATAGTAGGGCCAAATGGAAGTGGAAAGAGCACTCTTCTTAAAACAATTTTTGGTTTAACAAATATTTATTCAGGATCTATTAAATTTAAAGAAGAAGAATTAGTAGGTTTACCTCCTTATCAAATTGCAAAAAAAGGAATAGCATATCTTCCACAAGTAGATAATGTATTTTCAAATTTAACAGTAAAAGAAAATTTAATAATGGCTGGATATACACTTGATAAAGAAGAGGCTAATAAAAAAGCAGTTGAAGTATCTGAAATTTTTCCAATAATAAAAAAATACTATAATAGGAAAGCTGGAGCTCTTAGTGGAGGGGAGAAACAAATGTTAGCTATGGCTATGGCTCTTATGAGAGAACCTGAAATTATGATGTTTGATGAACCTACTGCTAGCTTAGCACCTAATATAGCACTGCAAATATTTGATCATATTGTTAGTTTAAGAGATGATTTAGGTATAACAATTGTTATCGCTGAGCAAAATGCTGTAAGAGCATTAGAGCGTGGAAATAAAGCACTTTTACTTGTTAGTGGTCGAGTTATATTTAGTGGTAATGCAAATGAACTTTTATCACATTCTGAATTAGGTAAACTTTATTTAGGAATTTCTTCATAA